Proteins encoded in a region of the Pigmentiphaga litoralis genome:
- a CDS encoding manganese catalase family protein: MFAHNKRLQYTVRVSGSNPGLANLLLEQFGGPQGELAAACRYFNQSIAEDDPGRRDMLMDIATEELSHLEVIGNLIAMLNKGAKGRLSEGIEEEAEMYRTISGGGNSSHVTQVLYGGGPAYINSGGQLWNAGYIDSIGDPTADLRSNIAAEARAKIVYERLINVTDDPGVKDALGFLMTREVAHQLSFEKALYSLTPNYPPGKLPGDARFTNVYFNMSQGEGDASGPWNNPDDFVVVSNREDQGGFDGGGIAETTLSPDESEAVEAMAQRTMSDPTVNPTTGAELGASATVKTGLGTPPSV; this comes from the coding sequence ATGTTCGCGCACAACAAGCGATTGCAGTACACCGTTCGCGTTTCGGGCAGCAACCCGGGCCTGGCCAATCTGCTGCTGGAACAATTTGGCGGCCCGCAAGGCGAACTGGCCGCCGCGTGTCGGTACTTCAACCAGTCCATTGCCGAAGACGATCCAGGCCGTCGCGACATGCTGATGGACATCGCCACCGAAGAACTGAGTCATCTGGAGGTGATCGGCAATCTGATCGCCATGCTCAATAAGGGCGCCAAAGGCCGACTGTCCGAAGGCATCGAAGAAGAAGCCGAGATGTACCGCACGATCAGCGGCGGCGGCAATTCGTCGCACGTGACGCAGGTGCTGTACGGCGGCGGGCCGGCGTATATCAACTCGGGCGGCCAGTTGTGGAACGCAGGCTATATCGATTCGATTGGCGATCCGACGGCCGACCTGCGCTCAAACATCGCAGCCGAAGCGCGCGCCAAGATTGTGTATGAACGCCTGATCAACGTGACCGATGATCCTGGCGTCAAGGACGCGCTGGGTTTCCTGATGACACGCGAAGTGGCCCACCAGCTGTCGTTCGAAAAGGCCTTGTACAGCCTGACGCCGAATTATCCCCCGGGCAAGCTGCCGGGCGATGCACGCTTCACCAACGTGTACTTCAACATGTCGCAAGGGGAAGGCGACGCCTCGGGCCCCTGGAACAATCCGGATGACTTTGTCGTGGTATCCAATCGGGAAGATCAGGGCGGCTTCGACGGCGGCGGCATCGCGGAGACGACCTTGTCGCCGGACGAAAGCGAAGCCGTGGAAGCCATGGCGCAGCGGACGATGTCGGATCCCACCGTCAATCCCACCACAGGCGCTGAACTGGGCGCGTCCGCCACCGTCAAGA